The region TAGGTGGATACTTCATTATGTCCGCTTCAGGCGGATCTACGCCCAGCGCGATCGCAGGTAAGCCATCGGTGACGAGATTAACCCAGAGAATCTGAATTGTAATCAGTGGCAGCGGCAAACCGGTGAGACCAGCTGACAGCATAATCAGGAGTTCCCCGATATTGCTTGAGAGGAGATATGCCAGAAACTTCTTGATGTTGGCAAATATTACACGACCTCGCTCCACCGCTGAGACAAGCGTAGCGAAGTTATCATCCAGAAGAATCATATCTGCAGCCTCCTTCGTTGCCTCTGTTCCAGTAATTCCCATAGCAACACCTATGTCGGCGGCCTTCAGCGCAGGTGCATCGTTGACTCCGTCACCAGTTGCAGCTACTATTCGCCCTCTCTTTTTCAGCGCCTTAACTATCCGCATCTTGTCGCCGGGTGAAACCCGCGCATACACAGCCACTTCCTCAACAATCTTGTCGAAATCATCGTCGCTTATCCGCTCAAGCTCTTCACCTGTCATAACTCGGTCATTAGTGATTATTCCCAGCTCTCTGGCGACGGCTGCAGCAGTATGCCTGTTATCACCAGTTATCATGACCGTCTTGATACCCGCCTCTGAGCAGAGCCTCACCGCCTGCTTAGCCTCCTCTCTAGGCGGATCAATCATTCCCATCAATCCGGTGAACACCATATCTTGCTCCACCTTCTCGTCAAACCTACTGGTTCCCGGGGGCAGCTCACGGTAAGCGAAGCCCAACACACGTAATGCATTCTTCGCCATCGCCTCATTTTCCACAAGAACAACCTGCTTCTCCTTCTCCGTCATCACCTGTACTTGGCCATTCACCAGCAGATGGCTGCACATCTGCAAGACAATCTCAGGAGCTCCCTTCATGTAAGCAACAAGGCGGTTATGCGACGCCCTATTGATTGTAGTCATACGTTTACGTTCTGAGCTAAAGACAACTTCGCCTATCCTAGGATATTGCTCGACTAGCGCTCTCTGATCTGCTCCGAGCTTCGCTGCAAGAACGATTAGCGCACCCTCAGTCGAATCACCATCTATCATCCAGCTATCACCCAGTTTAACCATCTTCGCGTCATTACAGAGAAGAGCTGCTTTCACTAGATGGCTCTCCTTGTCAGGAGCACCTCCAACAAACTCACCCTCAGGCGAATATCCTGCACCTGTTACCTCCACCGATCTCCAGTCAAAATAGAGCTCTCTAACAGTCATTTCACCCTTAGTCAATGTCCCGGTCTTATCTGAACAGATCACGGAGGTGCTTCCAAGGGTTTCAACCGCGGGAAGCCGCTTCACAATAGCATTCCGCTTTGCCATCATCTGCATCCCCACTGCAAGACTCCCCGTGACAACTGCGGGAAGTGCTTCAGGCACAGCCGCCACAGCAAGACTCACCGACCAAAGAAACATCTCAAAAATACCGTAGCCGCGCAGAAGCCCAAGTGTAAAGACAATGGCGACCACTATAAGCGAAATGATACCCAAAGTCCGGCCAAGACGGCTCATCCGTTTTTCAAGCGGCGTCTGTTCCTCCTCCACTGTTTGAATCATTGAAGCTATCCTACCGAACTCAGTCATCATTCCGGTTGACGTAACCACCGCTCTGGCACGACCATACGTCACCACCGTACCCGCGAAAACCATGTTTCTTCGAGCGTACAGCCCTGTGTCAGACGGAAGCGGTAAATCATTCTTAGTCACCGGCTCAGCCTCACCGGTTAACGCAGCCTCATTCACCTTGAAGTTGTTCACTTGAAATACACGAGCATCAGCAGTAACCTTGTCACCTGGCGACAAAACCATGACATCGCCGGGCACAACATCGGCAGATTCAATCCGCTCTTCACGATCGTCTCGAACAACCTCGACAGTAGTCGTCACTAGCTTCTTCAAGGCCTCAACTGCACGACTCGCCCGATACTCCTGCACAAAGCCGAGAACCGCCGACGCAACCACAATAACAAAAATCACGACAGCATCAGCCACCTCACCAAGAAAGAGCGAGATCAAGGTGGCGACCAGCAGAATAATAATCAGGAACTGCTTAAATTGCTCAAGAAGAATCTTCAACGGAGAAACACCTTTCTCCTCCTTAAGCTGGTTTTGACCGTACTCCGTTAGACGCCGCTTAGCCTCTTCCGCACTCAAGCCAGTGCGCTTTGAACCTAGAATCCGAAGCACATCCTCAATGGTCAAGGCATGCCAACTATCACGATGTTCCGAGCCTGACATGCCTCTGTTTCACACCAACCCAACCAAGCCTAGCAAATAACCAGCCTCAATTCTATTAAAGATACCCAAACATCACCCTAGCCCGAGACCCAGAAGCAACTCAAGTAGGCAGGCGGTGAAGAGAGACTGCTACCGCTACACCTAGATATCTACGGATAATCTGCTGACCAGTTGACTGGGCGGTTAGTTGGCTAGTGCACTAGTTTTCAGAATCGGCTGTTTTCGTTTGGTTATGTTTGGCGCAGTGCTCCGCCTTCCTCTTCGTAGAGTTCCTCGATTCTTTGAGCTGGCCTGATCAGGTCGAATTGACCGTTGAGTCGTCTCATAAAGACAGGCGGCTTTGTCTGGCAGTGGAAGGGCATTCCGAAGACTAAGGAGTAGGCGCCTACGTTCTGGAACACAATTATCTTGCCCAAGTCCGCACCTTTGAGATTTGAGGCTTGAGATATAGGAAAGACATCGTATGAATCGCAAAGGCGTCCTGCTAGCTTCACCTTTACGGGATCGTCCTCGAATGATCTGGGAAGAACGTACTGCGGATATGACTGGTGTAGAAGAGCCGCGTCAAGCAGCAGATGGAAGCCCGCGTCAACGTAGAGAAATTTTTGATCCGCGTAGATTTTGCTGTTAACAACCCGTGTAACTAACACGCTTGCCTCGGTTGAGAGAAAGCGGCCGCTTTCAACCACAAGCCTAACCTTCTCACCTATACGTTCGACAAGCAGGTTCAATCGTTTCGAAACGATTCTCCCGATTTCGTCAGGAGAAGGCACGGGAGTTCCGTAGAAGACAGGAGTTCCACCGCCTATGTCGATTATTTTCACGGACAGGTTCGGATGCTGCTTCTTCATACGTTCAATGAAGCCCTCGAGACGATCTAAAGCACCTACGTAGCAAGATATGTCCTCAATCTGTGAACCGAGGTGGAAGTGGAAGCCCTCGAAGCTCATCAGAGGCTCAGCGAGAATAGTCTTTAGCAGCGTTGGGGCACTGTCCTTTTTACCGTTACTGTAAGGCACCCCAAACTTGCTGTTTCTACAGGCCGATCTGACCACCGCCTTAACCGCAACCTCTGGGTTAATCCGAATCAACACGTTAACAGCTGTTTTGGATCGGTTAACTGCAGCAACTAAATTCTGAAGCCCATTGTATGAGCCGACGACGAAACGCTTCACACCGTCTTTAAGCGCCTTTTCAAACTCATGCTCCTCCTCTGTTACACTGGTATAGATAATTTGAGAGACATCTCCACCAGACTTTGTGAAGAAGTGAAGTTCGCCGACTGAGGTAATATCGAACAGAGCGCCGTTCCGCATGAAGACCTGAAGAATAGAGGGATTGAAGTTAGCTTTCATCGAATAGGCCACGTGGACATCTCCAACATAGTCTCTGTAAGCGCGTCTAAGAGTGTTTAGACGATTCACTAGTGTCTCTTCATCAACTAGAAAGATAGGTGTACCATACTTCGTTGATAATTCGACGATCTCGTTATCGGAGAATACGGGAGGGGCGGTCTGAGATTCTTCGAGAGAAGGATAACCGACTTCGACCATTTTCGTATAACGAACCATTCTAAATACTGTTTAAAAAGATTACTCCGCCCTCGAAACAGCTACCTAATCTCTACAGGAAGCATCAGCTTAATGCTAGAAGGTCCAACCTAAACACTACAGGAGATGAGAAAAATAGAGAAGAAGAAGATACTTAACTGATAAGTTTGGCCGCTGTCAAACAGTTAAGACAGTATGTATCTTCGATCGGCTGGATTGCCCTGCCTACTTCTTTCCTACGACAATATCGATGGTGGAGACGCTTCTTATTTCATCGCCGGTTCCGAGTTTCTCAGTATCGGTCTTGATGCCCTTAATGTCGTAGGCGCCGTTCCCAAGCCGCTTGGTAACTATCTCAGCCACATCAACAGCTCTTGAGATTGAAAGCCCACGGGCCTTTAGAACAATCTCGCCGCTGTGAGTTAACTGGATCAGCGCTGACATGGCGTAGCTCATTACCGGCTTCTTTCCGATGAAGATGTGGTTCGACGGTGCTGTCCTCACTGGAGCAGCGCTTTCAGCAGTCTGTGTTGGAGCTTGTGTTTGTACTTGTACTTGTGCTTGTGCTTGTTGTGCAGATTTTCTATCGGCTGCGGACTTTCTCTCGCTTGCTGCTCTTGAAGTTTGCTTCTCCGTTTTGCCTTCGGCAGGTTTTGATTCTTGTTTCCGTTCAGCTTCGTTCTTTGCCATTATCTATCAGCTTGAATAATGGGAGAGCTAAGACGGTATTAAACTTATCTTCGTGAATACGCATCTCTGCTGCCTTTACCTAATATGTAAATGGAACTTCTTCAAGGATGCGTCGGCTAGACTTGTATCGGTTACTATTCAGTGAGGCCATCAATAGATACGGGGAAGTGGCTCGCTGACTCGTCTAGGCCGAGGGTTTAGTGATGGAGCAACTGACGTTACAGCCTAGAATGCAGATAGTAAGTAATGTATTGGGATATCTTGGTGGTCTTTGTTAGGAAGCATTCTCCTAATTGAGATTGGAAGAGCTTTTGATTCAATCTCCTTAATTGCGAGCGAAATCGGGTCAGTTACGCCTGCAGGTATAGGGATGAACGGCGGTGCACCGAGAGCCAGCTGTAAAGATCTGGCTCCTATTATTCTCGCTTTTTCAAATCGAGTCAATCTAGGCGGCCCAATCTTGACTACAAACTTAGTTCCTTCCGCTTTAGCAACAGACTCAGTGGTGCTGGCCTTCTTTCTACCTTTTTTAACAGGCCCGCTCTGAGCCGGTTCAGCATAAGTTGACAACTTACCGTAAAGCCTCCGAAGATCACTAACCTGCCTTAAAGAGGCCAAATAAACCTTGCGATCGGCATATCTCTTTTTTGCATCTTCATTCCTATTAATACCACTTTTTGATCCTAATATCAGGTCGCGCCAATAAAAACTTAAAACGAATCCCGCCGCAATAAAGCGGAGATTGGAACAATCATCCACATCGAAAATCACCGCTAAAATCATCATTCACGGTAAAGGTGAAGCATCAGCTGATCTTTTCAGACACCTCTCCCCAATGACCCTAAACTCAATAATGTTGAAGATGCCTATACATGGAAGAGTGAATCGAATAGGCGAATCACTCATCTGCATTATCACACCCATAGTAGCGGGCACAGAAAAAAGCAAAACATCTTTTGAACAGGGAGCAATAACATTCCTACCGTTAAACGGCTCAATATGCATATTCCTGAAATCCGGTAAATCAGCCAGACCTATGAATCAAATCGGTTCAGTCTCCTCAGGACTAGATATACTGCTAAAAGCCGGAAGCGGAGACACTATAACCATAACTACTACAACACCTACGATTAACTCTACTTAACTCTAGCCTGCACAGCAGCAAATGAAGCTCGCCGCTAGCTTAACTTATATCTGAACCTGACCTGATTGCGGATGACAAGAGTTGAATCCCAGTGTCTTGGACAGTCTTCTCAACCTAGATTACGATGATATCTCAGTGCAGATTCGAAACTTCATCTCCACCTATGTGGAAGAAGCTGGTGCAAACGGAGCCGTACTCGGCTTAAGTGGCGGAGTCGACTCTACAGTAACTGCGCAGCTAGCCGCAAAGGCGCTTTCAAGTAAAAAAATGATGGGGTTGATACTCCCTGACCACACAACAACGCCTAGAGAAGATGTAGAAGACGCTGAGAACACAGCCAAGCAGTTAGGCATCAAAACCCAGAGCATAGACATCAACCTGATACACAACACATTCATGAAGAATCTGAGACAAGGCAGAATCCCGGAAGGAAACCTAAGAGCCAGAATCCGAATGTGCCTACTCTACTACTACGCCAACCTAGACAACCGCATAGTGATCGGAACAGGCGACCGAAGTGAAATACTGATCGGGTACTACACGAAGTACGGAGACGGCGGAGTCGATATTCTGCCCATAGGCGGACTGTATAAAACACAGGTCAGAGCGCTTGCCAAGCACCTGAACATATCCAGCAGAATCGTAGAAAAACAGAGTTCGCCGCGCCTCTGGGCAGGCCAAACAGCTGAAGATGAAATAGGCCAGAAATACGAAGTAATTGACCCTGCACTGCACCTCCTTTTCGATCTCAACTTGTCTCCA is a window of Nitrososphaerota archaeon DNA encoding:
- a CDS encoding calcium-translocating P-type ATPase, SERCA-type; translated protein: MSAEEAKRRLTEYGQNQLKEEKGVSPLKILLEQFKQFLIIILLVATLISLFLGEVADAVVIFVIVVASAVLGFVQEYRASRAVEALKKLVTTTVEVVRDDREERIESADVVPGDVMVLSPGDKVTADARVFQVNNFKVNEAALTGEAEPVTKNDLPLPSDTGLYARRNMVFAGTVVTYGRARAVVTSTGMMTEFGRIASMIQTVEEEQTPLEKRMSRLGRTLGIISLIVVAIVFTLGLLRGYGIFEMFLWSVSLAVAAVPEALPAVVTGSLAVGMQMMAKRNAIVKRLPAVETLGSTSVICSDKTGTLTKGEMTVRELYFDWRSVEVTGAGYSPEGEFVGGAPDKESHLVKAALLCNDAKMVKLGDSWMIDGDSTEGALIVLAAKLGADQRALVEQYPRIGEVVFSSERKRMTTINRASHNRLVAYMKGAPEIVLQMCSHLLVNGQVQVMTEKEKQVVLVENEAMAKNALRVLGFAYRELPPGTSRFDEKVEQDMVFTGLMGMIDPPREEAKQAVRLCSEAGIKTVMITGDNRHTAAAVARELGIITNDRVMTGEELERISDDDFDKIVEEVAVYARVSPGDKMRIVKALKKRGRIVAATGDGVNDAPALKAADIGVAMGITGTEATKEAADMILLDDNFATLVSAVERGRVIFANIKKFLAYLLSSNIGELLIMLSAGLTGLPLPLITIQILWVNLVTDGLPAIALGVDPPEADIMKYPPRNPNETVFTPGIKAIVLVVSILMAVIILPVFYLYNPSFADDGLVKARTIVFTSVVMFEMYNTLNCRSEKQSVFRVGVFKNRYLLLAVFSSILLQLLVIYSPQLQPYFGTVSLNLLDWLIIVVISSTSLIGVETAKMFLRGRS
- a CDS encoding NAD+ synthase — translated: MNPSVLDSLLNLDYDDISVQIRNFISTYVEEAGANGAVLGLSGGVDSTVTAQLAAKALSSKKMMGLILPDHTTTPREDVEDAENTAKQLGIKTQSIDINLIHNTFMKNLRQGRIPEGNLRARIRMCLLYYYANLDNRIVIGTGDRSEILIGYYTKYGDGGVDILPIGGLYKTQVRALAKHLNISSRIVEKQSSPRLWAGQTAEDEIGQKYEVIDPALHLLFDLNLSPERTEKQLGNPEIINQVLEMNRRSQHKRETPQICKIQQPT
- a CDS encoding DNA-directed RNA polymerase subunit K, whose protein sequence is MDDCSNLRFIAAGFVLSFYWRDLILGSKSGINRNEDAKKRYADRKVYLASLRQVSDLRRLYGKLSTYAEPAQSGPVKKGRKKASTTESVAKAEGTKFVVKIGPPRLTRFEKARIIGARSLQLALGAPPFIPIPAGVTDPISLAIKEIESKALPISIRRMLPNKDHQDIPIHYLLSAF